A genomic stretch from Myripristis murdjan chromosome 12, fMyrMur1.1, whole genome shotgun sequence includes:
- the urm1 gene encoding ubiquitin-related modifier 1 has translation MAAPIALRLQFGGGAELLFDGVKEHQVTLPSQSEPWDMKQLLVWIQRNLLKERPELFVQGDSVRPGILVLINDADWELMGELEYQLQDQDNVVFISTLHGG, from the exons ATGGCGGCGCCCATAGCACTTCGCCTGCAGTTTGG aGGAGGCGCAGAGCTGCTTTTTGACGGCGTAAAGGAACATCAGGTGACTcttcccagccaatcagagccct gggACATGAAGCAGCTGCTAGTCTGGATCCAACGGAACCTGCTGAAGGAGCGTCCCGAGCTCTTTGTCCAGGGAGACTCTGT GAGGCCGGGGATCCTGGTGCTTATCAATGATGCCGACTGGGAGCTGATG GGGGAATTGGAGTACCAACTGCAAGACCAAGACAATGTTGTGTTCATTTCTACTCTTCATGGAGGctaa